Genomic segment of Drosophila biarmipes strain raj3 chromosome 2L, RU_DBia_V1.1, whole genome shotgun sequence:
TTAAAAGGTTGTGCCTAAAGTAGACGCGCAAtgtttgaaatataaaaacagcTATTCTCATTTAacctgaaaataaaaataagggTTTCTAACATGGGTTTacataaaaacaatattttaaaaatgttaaaagaaataaaaaaaaataaaagtaaaaggtattaaaaacaatatcataAAGTCTTATAGGGCTCCTTTATAACGCATTGCAAAACAAACAAGACGCTTAGTAAATGGTTTCCAAAATATAAATCGCGTACTGTTCTCCAATAAAGTACTATATTTATAGGTCTTGTACCTGGTACGGAGacctttttaaatgtttgcaAAGGAATAAACTACCTCCCTATAAAGCAATCTCCATAACGCATTTCCCCCAATATATCTCGAGCATCTCCACCCACCATCCCTGAGTTCTTCACGCCCATCATCATCTTCGTGAGGCACTTCGCTCTGCAGCTTTAATTGGTAAATTGCTCAGCTGATATCACAATTTAATTATCACACATTAATTGGCCGGCGAACGAAAATGCACCCAGGCACTCCGTCACCGGTGGAAGAAGTAATGGACGGAGAGCCATCTGGGAACTGCCTACAATCGaattaaagttaatttttcatGCTCTACTAAAAGTTATGCACACTTTGCGTTTGTCAACCGACGTTAAATATCGGCTCCGCGCCCGTGGGTGATATTTCAAGGGGAGGCCAGAAGTGCTGGGGATGCAGTTTACGGGTGGAGCACATCCCATCACTAAGTGGGATGTCAGTCGATGCCGCGCTGCTGTCGTGCTTGGTTGCTCATTTATGACCATGGAGCTCTGGGGTCTGGCCGTATCTGCCAGATACTACGGCACGCACACAGAATGCAATTGCGGGATGGTGTTGTGTGGTGTGGTGTGGCCTGGTGTGGAGTGGATTCGGAAGTTGTTGATTCAAGGCTCCCGGGTAGCAGCTTTAAGTCACCTTCTGGTCGTTTGATGCTTCAGTGAGCTGCGACTGCAGTCGCTTCCCATTTCCTCATCGGTTCGCGGGGATTGCAGTTCATTGTGCCCCATGCAACTGGGTTACCTTTTCACTGGGACACAGCGCACTGATTTTACTCGGTTCTGTTCTCTGAACATGGTTAAGGAAGGGTCAGTCCGGTCATGCTTGGGGAGCAGGTAATTAATGTAAAGTTAACTTTAAGTTTCCGCTTTAAAAAGTCGATGCAATCGCACATTTGAAAACTTTTGGTGTCATGTAAGGGGTACTGCTCCGttgtttttatagtttttcgAAGTTTTTTATTAGATTTATGTAGTTTTAATAGTCTTAAGAGTCCCGCTGGCTAACAAGATACAACGCATGCATATCGATCAGCCGATAGTGCAATGTTACATTATCCTTGGCTGACATTTGCCATAGGGCTTTTCTGCCTTTCCCATGACATGTGACATTTGGATGGTGGCGCAAAGACGCATCTGTAATATTTATGCACATAATGCGCGCACTGTGAAACTGCaaatgtatctttgtatctcgCAGATGCCATTAGATTTACGAGCGTGCCGCATGACAAAGAAGCTTGTTCCTGCCTGCCTGTCTGTCTATATGCTTCCGATGGCAGCCACGTCGTCCAAATCTTGATAAATTTGTAGACAAACAGTCGCAGCTTAGAAGCCAGGGGAGTGGGGGTTTCGGTCAACCACTATACCATATATCCTTTGACgataataaatcaaataaacttTTGAACTATTTTCTCAATTCTCTAAAGTATGTCCTTGCTGCGTATAAAATGCATTTCCATTCTTTCAAACAAAGTTCCTAtcacaacaaaaaataaaacagactGTTTAACGACATTTCTAATTTGAGTATGCACATCCATTTGTGACCCGCAAAAGTTGCAATTATTTAACGATTAAAACCcaatacaacaaaaattatattgaataaaaaaGGTGATTGATCACATAAATTGAAATTAGTTCTCCGGAGTCCATTGCTACAAAATGATGTATGCAAAGCCGACTTTTTACTTCCGCTTACTAGTGCTGTCGTTAATAATAAATGAGGTTggtaactaaaaaatataataaaaatttttaaaaaattacgaGGTTATATAATAGATAATTGCTCGCGTGGAGTTTACCAACATCAAGTGTATGACACTGGATAAGGACTTTGCCGAGTTTGAATACTGCACCTTAAAGGCCATAAATCGAACATACAAATATGCTTCCGGAAAGTTTAAACTGTTTAAACTTCCAATTACTAAGGCCAAGGTACGTAAGCAtgtacttaaatttaaaactacgTAACTCAAGAAATTCTGTTATTTTAGGTTAATTTTGGACTCTTCAAACGGTATAATGGGTACAAACCCTTCCTATATAATCAAACTATAGATGTTTGCTATTTCTTTAACCATCAGAAGTCCAATCCTGTCGCAAAGTACTTATTCGACATAATTAGGGGGACTACGAACGTAAATCATTCCTGTCCATATAATGTATGTATGGaaatggatttttattttatttcatggAAATATTTACCATATTAAATGTGCCATGTTTTTTAGCACGATATTATTGTGGATAAAATTTCCACCGAGGTAGTAAACCATCACACTACAAGAGTGCTTTCCGTCCCGGATGGTGATTACATGTTAGAGACACGATGGATACTCAATGACAAGCCATCCGCAGTAATCCAAATCTATCTGACTCTTGTCTAAAATCTGATCAAAATTTTCGAATGGATAATGTCTCATTAAACGtgacaaatgaaaattaaaaaatttatttctgtTGTAGTAAGTTTAAAGCCTTGAGTTTTTTTAtgccattttaatatttataggaCCCTCAAATGGACAAAGGAGtgacaaattataaatatttagaattaaaaATCTACACCAGAGGCGTGGAAGATTCTGttagataattaaaaaatcgtgtgcatttttaaaaatataaatgaaatagaGAAATATGGTTTACGTTAGAGGTTCCTGTTATTTCAACTCGTGGTGATTAACATGATCCAATATTTGCATTTCGATCAGCCGAGactaaaataacattttccttTCCACTGCGATATAATATTTGATAGAGGGGCAAAGACGAAATCCCAGTAACAGCAGAAGAGAAATAAGCATATATCGTTTGACAACATTTTCATATTGAGTGATTCCGATTCGGTGAGCTTTGATCCGCTTACAGTGGCAATTATTTATCGATTAAAACCAAATCcaaaaagatattaaataaacaatgtGATTAACAATATAAATAGAATTTAGTTCTCCGGAGTCCATCGATACAATATGACGCATGCAAAGCCGACTTTTTGCCTTCGCTTACTAGTGCTGTTTGTTATAATGAAAGAGGTTTTGCAATTCTTAAATATCATATTCAATTTTCAAAAGCAACGAATTTATAGATCACTTCTCGCGTGGAGTTCACTAACATCAAGTGTAGGTCGCTGGATAAGGACATGGCTGAGTTTGAATACTGCACTTTGAAGGCCATAAATCGTACCTACAAATACACTTCGGGCAAGCTCAAATTGTATAAAATCCCTATAAACAAAATCAAGGTGcttatgcaattaattctaatattctcaaaattcaaaattgtttGCCATTTTAGGTTAACTTTGGACTGTTCAAACGATTTAATGGGTACAAACCCTTCCTATACAACCAAACCGTGGATGCTTGCTATTTCCTAAACCATCAAAAGTCCAATCCTGTCGCAAAGTATTTTTTCGACATAGTTAGGGGGATTACGAACGTAAATCATTCCTGTCCTTTTAATGTATGTATAGAaatggattttaaaatattattttatggaaatattatcaaattaattgtttttcgtttCTTAGCACGATATTGTTGTTGAAAGACTTTCCACCGAGATAGTAAACCACCACCTAACGAAAGTGCTTGCCTACCCAGATGGGGATTATATGTTAGAGACACGATGGATATTCAATGACAAACCATCCGGAGTGATTCAAGTCTATGTGACTCTTTCTTAATAAACAAAGACGTTATACATTTTCTGATACCAATTATtgtaaaagaaattatattaaatttgacATTTGTCCAAATTAAAACATCTTTCGATATGGGCATAGGTTGGACCTGTACCCTTGCTAGTTTTTCCCTAAACATCAAACGAATAAAAAGTGTACTTTGCTTTAAAAATCTGTGTTAGAATACTcctaatacatttttaattgtcaTGAACAAAcagtttataaaatattttcaataaaatactattataaatactattattatataaaatactatTATATCTATTTGacacttataaaaaaagaataaccATATTTGTGCGATCAGTTAGATAAGCAAATCACTTGCGGTGCTGATAAACTAATAATCATCCTATGGTATCGGATctaatttcattatatttgatAAGTAAATTTGgcggaaataaaatgttatcaGCTAAACATATTGGCATTAAGATAAGATATTTACTTACACACAAAAGCCTAATggttattttacattttgacTAAAAGTGATGTATAGATATGAtttttttcagtttatttttatatagccAGCAAAACTGTCGAATCTTTCCGGTGTTTTAATTAGAATCATATGATTAGCTGTTATGCAAATTGTATCTTTCTCTCTGCAAGATCTTTTTCGCCTCCGCCCTACCCTACCCCAATCGCATCTCAGTTGCCAAGCAGgcaaaaagggaaataatTCGTTCCGCGACAAATTGCCatcttaaattatatttgacatttaataaaaactgttGATTGCGCTCTGAACTGATCGCCCCCACACTTGCTTTTTCCTCCTCCTGCCTCATAAAATTTGATTGCCTGATCTTCGCTTCACACTTTTTTTGGGCGCCATTTGTCATTCAGTGtttattatacttttttgcttaaaattcCAGTTTTTAATTAGCAGATTTCTTTTTATCGTCTTTTTCGTGTGGATGTGCCAGGTTCTAATTTACACGCTCTTTGGTGgttcaattaacattttcgaGTGCAAGTCATTGGCCATGCTTTATCTGTActaataaatatgtatacttgTATGAAGTAAGGTCGTTGTATTTGCCGAAAGGCTTTTCGAAAGTAACCAATGCCAAAGCAAAATGAACATAAGCCAAGTTACTGAAAGGAGCTTTACTGTTACCAACCGCCAATGCCGACAGCGTGGTTTAGGGGcttaatacaaattattatgaTTAATCATCGCTCACGAACACAGGCTAGCGACTAAGGTACGTGCCTAGTCATATCTATGGAAGAATCGCTTTGGTTTCCACGCCCTCGGGTCAAAgatacattttacattttcaagtattttattcGCTTTGTTCTTTTGCATAGCCAAAAATAGAACGCTTCAGGGCGAGTCAAGTGTGTATTCTTCAGATTCAAATTCTGAGCGTGGGCATATCCAAATAAGGCGAGTTAAGTCGGGTTTCTGAAGTCATAActtcaaaatttattaaagagcGAGGCAAAGCGTTGAAACAGATGTTCGCTTGGAGGATTCAACTTTTATTTGGTTGTTTGGGGATCAAAACAAGGCGAAAATGGGATTGGGGTCAAAGGATGAATACGGAGCGAAGAAACAGAAAGCGTGCCAGTAATGAAAACACCAAACAAGGCCAGAACAATAAACACAGTGCCGGCGAAGAAATCCCAATAATGCAAGCGTCGCAAGTCCAACGCACATAAACTTCAAgaaggaaaataaaacagagCAAAACAAAGCACACACATTAAAGGGCAACCTCTAAATACCCTA
This window contains:
- the LOC108032361 gene encoding uncharacterized protein LOC108032361 translates to MTHAKPTFCLRLLVLFVIMKEITSRVEFTNIKCRSLDKDMAEFEYCTLKAINRTYKYTSGKLKLYKIPINKIKVNFGLFKRFNGYKPFLYNQTVDACYFLNHQKSNPVAKYFFDIVRGITNVNHSCPFNHDIVVERLSTEIVNHHLTKVLAYPDGDYMLETRWIFNDKPSGVIQVYVTLS
- the LOC108032360 gene encoding uncharacterized protein LOC108032360; its protein translation is MMYAKPTFYFRLLVLSLIINEIIARVEFTNIKCMTLDKDFAEFEYCTLKAINRTYKYASGKFKLFKLPITKAKVNFGLFKRYNGYKPFLYNQTIDVCYFFNHQKSNPVAKYLFDIIRGTTNVNHSCPYNHDIIVDKISTEVVNHHTTRVLSVPDGDYMLETRWILNDKPSAVIQIYLTLV